A stretch of the Lineus longissimus chromosome 10, tnLinLong1.2, whole genome shotgun sequence genome encodes the following:
- the LOC135494810 gene encoding myosin catalytic light chain LC-1, mantle muscle-like isoform X2 has protein sequence MASSDEIEEVTEVFDLFDFWDGRDGLVDGFKIGDLLRCVGMNPTQAQVFKNGGCKKQGEKQYKLEEILPIYQELAKEKDTGTFADFNEAFKTFDREGQGFISAAELRHVLTSLGERLTDLQVDDIIKFTELHEDLEGNVNFEKFIKSVMAGPFDK, from the exons ATG GCATCGTCGGACGAAATTGAAG AAGTAACAGAGGTATTTGACCTCTTCGACTTTTGGGACGGCCGTGACGGTCTTGTCGATGGATTCAAAATTGGTGACTTGCTCCGGTGCGTGGGAATGAACCCAACGCAAGCCCAGGTCTTCAAGAACGGCGGATGTAAAAAGCAAG GAGAAAAACAGTACAAACTTGAAGAAATTCTTCCAATTTACCAGGAATTGGCCAAAGAAAAAGACACTGGAACATTCGCAGACTTCAATGAAGCTTTCAAAACCTTTGACAGAGAAGGTCAGGGCTTTATCTCAGCGGCAGAATTGAGACACGTACTCACATCACTAG GTGAGCGATTGACAGATCTACAGGTTGACGACATCATCAAGTTCACTGAGCTCCACGAGGATTTGGAAGGAAATGTCAATTTTGAAA aattCATTAAAAGTGTGATGGCAGGACCTTTCGACAAATAA
- the LOC135494810 gene encoding myosin catalytic light chain LC-1, mantle muscle-like isoform X1 translates to MANLNPDELEEVTEVFDLFDFWDGRDGLVDGFKIGDLLRCVGMNPTQAQVFKNGGCKKQGEKQYKLEEILPIYQELAKEKDTGTFADFNEAFKTFDREGQGFISAAELRHVLTSLGERLTDLQVDDIIKFTELHEDLEGNVNFEKFIKSVMAGPFDK, encoded by the exons ATGGCCAATCTCAATCCAGATGAGCTTGAAG AAGTAACAGAGGTATTTGACCTCTTCGACTTTTGGGACGGCCGTGACGGTCTTGTCGATGGATTCAAAATTGGTGACTTGCTCCGGTGCGTGGGAATGAACCCAACGCAAGCCCAGGTCTTCAAGAACGGCGGATGTAAAAAGCAAG GAGAAAAACAGTACAAACTTGAAGAAATTCTTCCAATTTACCAGGAATTGGCCAAAGAAAAAGACACTGGAACATTCGCAGACTTCAATGAAGCTTTCAAAACCTTTGACAGAGAAGGTCAGGGCTTTATCTCAGCGGCAGAATTGAGACACGTACTCACATCACTAG GTGAGCGATTGACAGATCTACAGGTTGACGACATCATCAAGTTCACTGAGCTCCACGAGGATTTGGAAGGAAATGTCAATTTTGAAA aattCATTAAAAGTGTGATGGCAGGACCTTTCGACAAATAA